A genomic window from Gossypium hirsutum isolate 1008001.06 chromosome D12, Gossypium_hirsutum_v2.1, whole genome shotgun sequence includes:
- the LOC107947678 gene encoding outer envelope pore protein 37, chloroplastic, whose protein sequence is MLEPSSQKPNFLIPQVSPTPAAPPPPMKQPPPPPPPPSLVRTYSGKLLSLLSERPSLRATSEFDSDSRVFFHKVSCKLFDNLASLKLSFINDRKREISEPQLMLTSKYLSIHYDPDEQNALIRTSFDVGPMLNFNVAHDLKAQQGEVSMYASLPSPGFGVQVSSSFPYSGLPRATIRFPMGEVTLEEREEADVLRTLSLKGILRGQILNGVCSAHYVDEELKLRYIYKDQAMSFIPSISIPSNAVSFAFKRRLSPSDKLSYWYKLYSNNWNAVYKHTYKKSFKLKAGYDSEVRLGWASIWVGDKNGRARTAPMKMKVQFMLQVPQDDIKSSTLMFRVKKRWDIL, encoded by the exons ATGTTGGAGCCATCTTCTCAAAAACCCAATTTCTTAATCCCACAGGTGTCGCCAACTCCGGCGGCTCCACCGCCACCAATGAAACAACCACCTCCACCACCACCGCCACCTTCTCTAGTACGCACCTACTCCGGCAAGTTACTGTCTCTTCTATCCGAAAGACCTTCCCTTAGGGCGACTTCGGAGTTCGACAGTGACAGCCGTGTGTTCTTTCACAAGGTGTCGTGTAAGCTGTTCGACAACCTGGCCAGTCTCAAATTGTCGTTCATCAACGATAGAAAACGCGAGATCTCGGAACCGCAGTTGATGTTAACGTCAAAGTACTTGTCTATCCATTACGATCCTGATGAACAAAATGCCCTCATTAGGACCTCTTTTGATGTGGGTCCTATGTTGAATTTCAATGTTGCCCATGATCTCAAG GCACAACAAGGTGAGGTGTCTATGTATGCAAGCCTTCCCAGTCCCGGCTTTGGTGTCCAAGTATCatcttcttttccatattctggtTTG CCTAGAGCAACGATTAGATTCCCGATGGGTGAAGTTACATTGGAGGAGAGAGAAGAGGCGGATGTACTGAGAACATTGTCGTTAAAGGGAATTCTTAGAGGTCAAATTTTAAACGGGGTCTGTTCCGCTCATTACGTTGATGAAGAACTGAAATTAAGATACATATATAAG GATCAAGCAATGTCATTTATCCCTAGCATTTCGATACCGTCGAATGCTGTATCATTTGCATTCAAGCGACGTCTCAGTCCATCTGATAAATTGAG CTACTGGTACAAGCTTTATTCGAACAATTGGAATGCTGTGTACAAGCACACATACAAGAAAAGCTTCAAGCTCAAAGCTGGATATGATTCAGAAGTCCGTCTCGGTTGGGCTTCTATATGG GTTGGAGACAAAAACGGCAGGGCAAGGACAGCCCCGATGAAGATGAAAGTCCAGTTTATGTTACAGGTACCGCAGGATGACATTAAGTCATCGACGCTAATGTTCCGAGTTAAAAAGAGATGGGATATATTGTAG